The proteins below come from a single Mucilaginibacter mali genomic window:
- a CDS encoding glycoside hydrolase family 43 protein has product MKNIKLTLLACLLLPIITFAQGMRQMEPKKNIPLDSIRLSDPFIMADSKTNMYYMTGTGGLLWKSKDMKLWDGPYRVTQTDPNSWMGPRPMIWAAELHEYKGKYYYFATFTNRDVKIDTVKGNVIERRACHILVSDKPDGPYVPMQDPTYLPANKPTLDATFWIENGKPYMLYCYEWLQNWNGTVEKIALKPDLGGSIGEGKVLFRASDSPWSREKDENGKDRPNKVTDGPYVFQTKTGKLGIIWTSWVYNVYTQGVAYSASGKLDGPWVQEKNPITPPDFGHGMLFTDLNGKQLMCIHSHKSVNGKYIRIPHLFEVDLSGDKLVVGKEYKP; this is encoded by the coding sequence ATGAAAAACATCAAACTTACCCTGTTAGCCTGCCTGCTTTTGCCCATTATAACTTTCGCCCAGGGCATGCGGCAAATGGAACCTAAAAAGAATATCCCCTTAGATTCCATCCGCCTGAGCGACCCTTTTATTATGGCCGACAGTAAAACTAACATGTATTACATGACCGGCACCGGCGGCTTGCTATGGAAAAGCAAGGATATGAAACTGTGGGACGGCCCCTACCGGGTAACCCAAACCGACCCCAATTCGTGGATGGGGCCAAGGCCCATGATCTGGGCAGCCGAACTGCACGAGTATAAAGGCAAGTACTATTACTTCGCCACCTTTACCAATCGCGATGTGAAGATAGATACCGTGAAGGGCAACGTGATAGAACGCCGCGCCTGCCATATTTTGGTAAGCGATAAGCCCGACGGCCCTTACGTGCCCATGCAGGATCCCACCTATCTGCCCGCCAATAAGCCTACTTTGGATGCCACTTTTTGGATAGAGAATGGCAAGCCTTATATGCTATACTGCTACGAGTGGCTGCAAAACTGGAACGGCACGGTTGAAAAGATTGCCCTGAAGCCCGACCTGGGCGGCAGCATTGGAGAGGGGAAGGTGCTGTTCCGCGCCAGCGATTCGCCCTGGAGCCGGGAAAAGGACGAGAACGGCAAGGACCGCCCAAACAAGGTAACCGATGGCCCTTATGTTTTCCAAACCAAAACCGGTAAGCTGGGCATCATCTGGACCAGTTGGGTTTACAATGTATACACACAGGGCGTGGCCTACTCCGCCAGCGGCAAGCTGGATGGCCCCTGGGTGCAGGAGAAGAACCCTATCACCCCGCCCGATTTTGGCCATGGCATGCTCTTTACCGATCTGAACGGCAAACAGCTGATGTGCATCCACAGCCACAAAAGTGTTAACGGCAAGTACATCCGCATCCCGCACTTATTCGAGGTTGATCTTTCGGGCGATAAGCTGGTGGTGGGTAAAGAGTATAAGCCGTAG